From a region of the Gossypium raimondii isolate GPD5lz chromosome 10, ASM2569854v1, whole genome shotgun sequence genome:
- the LOC128032020 gene encoding uncharacterized protein LOC128032020 translates to MATDLIAPEDPFFSSIPEKIRKDSRYMPHFKDCIGAIDGTHIAAILPPNEQIPYIGRKCIPTQNVMAVCDFNMCFTFVMVGWEGSAHDTRIFLDAIRDPKYKFPHPPNGKYYLVDSGYPQMKGYLGPYKGQRYHLPDFRRGRPISGKEEIFNHSHSSLRSMIERTFGVLKKKWLCCGLLYGETRLLTCLETTDGDIISDYLTVIMM, encoded by the exons ATGGCCACTGATCTAATTGCACCTGAAGATCCTTTTTTTAGCTCAATACCCGAAAAAATACGTAAAGATTCTAGATATATGCCgcattttaag GATTGCATAGGTGCAATTGATGGTACTCACATTGCGGCTATTCTTCcaccaaatgaacaaattccCTATATTGGAAGAAAATGTATCCCGACTCAAAATGTTATGGCagtatgtgattttaatatgtgtttCACATTTGTCATGGTTGGATGGGAAGGATCGGCACATGACACTAGAATATTTCTTGATGCAATTCGAGatccaaaatacaaatttccGCACCCACCAAAtg gaaaatattatcttgttgatTCTGGATATCCTCAAATGAAAGGTTATCTTGGACCATATAAAGGTCAgcgatatcatttacctgacTTTCGTAGAGGTAGACCGATATCTGGTAAAGAAGAGATATTCAATCATTCACATTCATCATTACGTAGTATGATTGAACGaacttttggtgttttgaaaaaaaaatgg CTATGTTGTGGGCTTTTATACGGGGAGACAAGATTGCTTACGTGTTTAGAGACTACTGACGGTGATATTATATCCGATTATCTTACAGTAATAATGATGTGA
- the LOC105777134 gene encoding probable pectinesterase/pectinesterase inhibitor 51 — MPSSPPQPPHPNHNIPSKNPLRKPACRLLLISMSAFLLLSLLSLALFFTLSSSHRHHLQQHPPQNTSQIRLACHSTRFPQPCESSLTLPPNPTSLQIILSAISVSSHNLKTGQSMVKSILESSKGNLNRTNAASICDEILSNSDYRINSTVDALSRGKIKDARAWMSAALCYQYDCWGALKYANDTQLVNQTMAFLDSLTQHTSNALSMMAAYDNYGDNINSWAPPKTERDGFYEKGSSGTELVFDGGFPTGLKPDVTVCKDGSGRCYKTVQEAVNAAPDNAEAGRRFVIEIKEGVYEETVRVPLAKKNVVFLGEGRGKTVITGSLNVGQPGMTTYESATVGVLGDGFMASGLTIKNTAGPDAHQAVAFRSDSDLSVIENCEFIGNQDTLYAHSLRQFYNKCQIQGNVDFIFGNSAAVFQECEILVVPRQLNPRKGETNAITAHGKTDPAQSTGLIFHNCSLNGTDDYMKYYYSNPKVHKNFLGRPWKEYSRTVYINCVMGDLISPQGWLPWSGDFALKTLFYGEYQNSGPGSNMSARVPWSTPIPGQNVYTYSVQNFIQGDQWIPTKLDPPPPQLLPTIQSS, encoded by the exons ATGCCCTCATCTCCACCACAACCACCCCACCCAAATCATAATATACCTTCCAAAAACCCGCTCCGGAAACCCGCTTGTCGCCTTCTGCTCATCTCAATGTCtgcttttcttctcctttctcttctttctctcGCTCTTTTCTTCACCCTCTCTTCTTCCCATCGCCACCATCTCCAACAACACCCACCCCAAAATACTTCTCAAATCCGCCTCGCCTGCCACTCCACTCGTTTTCCTCAACCTTGTGAATCCTCTCTAACACTCCCTCCCAACCCCACTTCCCTCCAAATCATCCTCTCCGCCATTTCTGTCTCTTCCCACAACCTCAAAACCGGACAATCCATGGTGAAATCCATCCTCGAATCCTCCAAAGGCAACCTTAACCGCACCAACGCCGCTTCCATCTGTGATGAAATCCTTTCCAACTCTGATTACCGCATCAACTCGACCGTCGACGCGTTATCACGTGGCAAGATCAAGGACGCACGTGCATGGATGAGCGCCGCCCTTTGCTACCAATACGATTGCTGGGGCGCCCTCAAGTACGCAAATGACACCCAATTGGTCAACCAAACCATGGCGTTCTTGGACTCTTTGACGCAGCACACCAGCAACGCGTTAAGCATGATGGCCGCTTACGATAATTACGGGGACAACATCAACTCGTGGGCCCCACCCAAAACGGAACGGGACGGGTTCTACGAGAAAGGGTCGAGCGGAACGGAACTGGTGTTCGACGGTGGTTTCCCGACGGGATTAAAGCCGGACGTAACGGTGTGCAAAGACGGGAGCGGACGGTGTTACAAGACGGTGCAAGAGGCGGTGAACGCGGCGCCGGATAATGCAGAAGCGGGGCGACGGTTCGTGATAGAGATAAAGGAAGGGGTGTACGAGGAAACGGTGAGGGTTCCGTTGGCGAAGAAAAATGTGGTGTTCTTGGGGGAGGGGAGGGGTAAAACCGTTATTACAGGTTCTCTAAATGTGGGGCAGCCTGGAATGACCACTTACGAGTCTGCGACAGTCG GAGTACTTGGGGATGGATTTATGGCCAGCGGCCTCACCATCAAGAACACAGCAGGCCCCGATGCTCACCAAGCAGTAGCCTTCCGATCAGATAGCGATCTCTCTGTCATCGAGAACTGTGAATTCATAGGAAATCAAGATACACTTTATGCTCACTCGCTCCGCCAATTCTACAACAAGTGCCAGATTCAGGGGAACGTGGATTTCATCTTCGGAAACTCAGCTGCTGTATTCCAAGAATGTGAAATATTGGTTGTTCCACGGCAGTTAAATCCCCGAAAAGGTGAGACCAATGCCATCACAGCTCATGGCAAAACCGATCCTGCTCAATCAACTGGTCTCATTTTCCATAACTGCTCCCTCAATGGCACGGATGACTACATGAAATACTACTATAGCAACCCTAAAGTGCACAAGAACTTTTTGGGAAGGCCATGGAAGGAATATTCAAGGACGGTTTACATAAACTGTGTGATGGGAGATCTTATTTCTCCGCAGGGATGGTTGCCATGGAGTGGTGACTTCGCATTGAAAACACTTTTCTACGGAGAATATCAGAATTCAGGACCGGGTTCAAACATGTCAGCAAGAGTTCCATGGAGTACTCCAATTCCTGGACAGAATGTATATACTTACTCTGTCCAAAATTTCATTCAAGGAGATCAGTGGATTCCAACAAAGCTtgatcccccccccccccaattaTTACCTACAATACAATCTTCTTGA